A single window of Rana temporaria chromosome 1, aRanTem1.1, whole genome shotgun sequence DNA harbors:
- the LOC120924387 gene encoding E3 ubiquitin/ISG15 ligase TRIM25-like: MASADLRKELECSVCLSTYTDPVTLKCGHNFCRSCIRRVLDTQEGGCSCPECREKFPTRPVLHRNITLCNIVENFLSAQPDQESSGVYCTHCIHTPVPAVKFCLHCEASLCDNHLRVHSKSPEHILCDPTTSLENRKCPIHKQLLKYYCTEDGVYICVSCRLDGAHQGHKVETLYEASESEMKKKLKNVLQKLTTESEETEKRLQRLQEHRRQVQSKAYDETESITALFTDLRRRLDDLEKSILSEISRQVERVALSLSDMSQKLDIKKDELFRKMGRIEELCHMTDLLTAIQESDTRDLCDTKNGDEDRESRDNEPLYDAGDLDVEGILHTLHTGLSDIMSEVNVQKYTGTHVYPHSTTTVDVNAEPSRRRPQPIPSIKRSHRQAGQQASRMAGLTDILLDVNTAGNGLQISEDRRTATRSSDQDVPDTPSRFQCNQVLSSQGFSSGRLYWEVDVTGSAYWTVGMCYPTMERKGGNLWIGSNDKSWGFERIGNNQHSVVHDNNRIRLQGIVSSNKVRVDLDYEAGWISFYDMCVPIRHLHTFTTTFTEPLHAGLWLGGGSLKVCGGNHL, from the coding sequence GAAATGTGGACATAACTTTTGCCGGAGCTGTATTCGTCGTGTGTTGGATACACAGGAGGGAGGGTGttcctgtcctgaatgcagaGAAAAGTTCCCGACGCGGCCTGTGCTGCACAGAAACATAACGTTGTGTAACATAGTGgagaatttcctgtctgctcagCCAGATCAAGAGTCGTCCGGAGTCTACTGTACTCACTGCATTCACACTCCTGTACCGGCTGTGAAATTCTGTCTGCATTGTGAAGCGTCTCTATGTGACAATCACCTGAGAGTCCACAGCAAGTCACCAGAAcacattttatgtgaccccaccacTTCCTTGGAGAACAGGAAATGCCCCATTCATAAGcaactactgaaatattactgcacCGAGGACGGCGTATACATCTGTGTGTCCTGCAGGCTGGATGGAGCACACCAGGGACACAAGGTGGAGACATTGTATGAGGCCTCGGAGTCTGAGATGAAAAAGAAACTGAAAAATGTTCTGCAGAAACTGACGACAGAGAGCGAGGAGACagagaaaagactccagagactgcaggaacacaggaggcAAGTGCAAAGTAAAGCATATGATGAAACAGAGAGCATCACTGCCTTGTTCACAGACCTCAGGAGACGTCTGGATGACCTGGAAAAGAGCATCCTGAGTGAGATCTCCAGGCAGGTAGAGCGGGTCGCTCTATCATTGTCTGATATGAGCCAAAAGCTGGACATAAAGAAGGATGAGCTGTTCAGAAAGATGGGTCGCATTGAGGAGCTGTGTCACATGACGGATTTACTGACTGCCATACAGGAATCAGACACACGTGACTTGTGTGATACTAAAAATGGAGATGAGGACCGAGAGAGTCGTGATAATGAACCCCTCTATGATGCAGGGGATCTGGATGTGGAGGGGATCTtgcacacattacacacaggaTTATCTGATATCATGTCTGAGGTAAATGTACAGAAATATACAGGCACCCATGTCTATCCACATTCTACTACTACAGTTGACGTCAATGCTGAACCATCCAGGAGACGTCCCCAACCCATCCCCAGCATAAAACGCTCACATCGCCAGGCTGGACAGCAAGCATCACGGATGGCAGGACTTacagacatattactggatgtgaACACAGCTGGTAATGGTCTACAAATATCAGAAGACAGGAGAACTGCAACAAGGTCATCAGATCAGGATGTTCCAGATACGCCAAGTAGATTCCAATGTAATCAGGTGTTAAGCAGTCAGGGTTTCTCCTCTGGGAGACTttactgggaagtggatgtcACGGGGTCAGCGTACTGGACAGTCGGGATGTGTTACCCCACTATGGAAAGGAAAGGAGGTAATTTATGGATTGGATCTAATGACAAGTCCTGGGGTTTTGAGAGGATAGGGAATAATCAGCACTCGGTGGTCCATGACAATAATAGGATCCGATTACAAGGCATTGTCTCCAGTAACAAAGTCAGGGTAGATCTAGATTATGAGGCCGGTTGGATTTCCTTTTATGATATGTGTGTCCCGATccgacacctccacaccttcaccaccaccttcactgagcccctccatgctgggTTATGGTTAGGGGGAGGTAGTCTAAAGGTATGTGGGGGGAATCATTTGTGA